In Myotis daubentonii chromosome 16, mMyoDau2.1, whole genome shotgun sequence, one DNA window encodes the following:
- the NEK8 gene encoding serine/threonine-protein kinase Nek8 isoform X1, whose amino-acid sequence MEKYERIRVVGRGAFGIVHLCLRKADQQLVIIKQIPVEQMTKEERQAAQNECQVLKLLNHPNVIEYYENFLEDKALMIAMEYAPGGTLAEFIQKRCNSLLEEETILHFFVQILLALHHVHTHLILHRDLKTQNILLDKHRMVVKIGDFGISKILSSKSKAYTVVGTPCYISPELCEGKPYNQKSDIWALGCVLYELASLKRAFEAANLPALVLKIMSGTFAPISDRYSPELRQLVLSLLSLEPAQRPPLSHIMAQPLCMRALLNLHTDLGSVRMRRAEKSLATGPPIAPGSTGNRITSARCRGIPRGPARPAIPPPLSSVYTWGGGLSAPLRLPMLNTEVVQVAAGRTQKAGVTRSGRLILWEAPPLGGGGGALLPGAVEQQQPQFVSRFLEGQSGVTIKHVACGDLFTACLTDRGIIMTFGSGSNGCLGHGSLNDISQPTIVEALLGYEMVQVACGASHVLALSTERELFAWGRGDGGRLGLGTRESYNCPQQVPMPPGQEAQRVVCGIDSSMILTVPGRVLACGSNRFNKLGLDHLSLGEEPAPHQQVEEVLSFAPLCSAPLDQETLLSVDLGTAHSAAVTASGDCYTFGSNQHGQLGTNARRVSRAPCQVQGLQGIKIAMVACGDAFTVAIGAEGEVYSWGKGARGRLGRRDEDAGLPRPVQLDETHPYTVTSVSCCHGNTLLAVRPVTDEPVPP is encoded by the exons ATGGAGAAGTACGAGCGGATCCGAGTGGTGGGAAGAGGTGCCTTCGG GATTGTGCACCTGTGCCTGCGCAAGGCGGACCAGCAGCTGGTGATCATCAAGCAGATCCCCGTGGAGCAGATGACCAAGGAAGAGCGGCAGGCAGCCCAGAATGAGTGTCAGGTCCTTAAGCTGCTCAACCATCCCAATGTCATTGAGTACTATGAGAACTTCCTGGAGGACAAGGCCCTCATGATTGCCATGGAGTACGCACCAG GCGGCACCCTGGCTGAGTTCATCCAGAAGCGCTGTAATTCCCTGCTGGAGGAGGAGACCATCCTGCACTTCTTTGTGCAGATCCTGCTGGCGCTGCATCACGTGCACACCCATCTCATCTTGCACCGGGACCTCAAGACCCAAAACATCCTTCTTGACAAACATCGCATGGTCGTCAAGATTGGCGACTTTGGCATCTCCAAGATCCTTAGCAGCAAGAGCAAGGCCTACACG GTGGTGGGTACGCCATGCTACATTTCCCCTGAACTGTGTGAGGGCAAGCCCTACAACCAGAAGAGCGACATCTGGGCCCTGGGCTGCGTCCTCTATGAGCTGGCCAGCCTCAAGAGGGCCTTTGAGGCTGCG AACCTGCCAGCGCTGGTGCTGAAGATCATGAGCGGCACCTTTGCACCCATCTCTGACCGGTACAGCCCTGAGCTGCGCCAGCTGGTCCTGAGTCTGCTCAGCCTGGAGCCAGCACAGCGGCCACCGCTGAGCCACATCATGGCGCAGCCCCTCTGCATGCGTGCCCTCCTCAACCTCCACACGGACTTGGGCAGCGTGCGAATGCGGAG GGCAGAGAAGTCCCTGGCCACTGGGCCACCCATAGCCCCAGGCAGCACAGGGAACAGGATCACCAGTGCCCGCTGCAGGG GCATCCCCCGGGGACCTGCGCGGCCAGCCATTCCACCACCTCTGTCATCCGTGTACACATGGGGCGGGGGGCTCAGTGCTCCTCTGCGGCTGCCAATGCTCAACACAGAGGTGGTTCAGGTGGCCGCCGGGCGCACACAGAAGGCTGGCGTCACACGCTCTGGGCGCCTCATCCTGTGGGAG GCCCCACCCCTAGGTGGCGGAGGGGGCGCCCTCCTTCCCGGGGCagtggagcagcagcagccccagttCGTCTCCCGTTTCCTGGAAGGCCAGTCAGGTGTGACCATCAagcatgtggcctgcggggacCTCTTCACAGCTTGCCTGACGG ACCGAGGTATCATCATGACCTTTGGCAGCGGCAGCAATGGGTGCCTAGGCCATGGCAGCCTCAATGACATCAGCCAG cccACCATCGTGGAGGCCCTGCTGGGTTATGAGATGGTGCAGGTGGCCTGTGGGGCCTCTCATGTGctggctctgtccactgagcgaGAACTGTTTGCCTGGGGCCGCGGAGATGGTG GCCGGCTGGGACTAGGCACCAGGGAGTCCTACAACTGCCCCCAGCAGGTGCCCATGCCCCCAGGACAGGAAGCCCAGCGGGTTGTATGTGGCATTGACTCCTCCATGATCCTCACTGTGCCTGGCCGAGTCCTGGCCTGCGGGAGCAACAG GTTCAACAAGTTGGGCCTGGACCACCTCtccctgggggaggagcctgcccctCACCAGCAAGTGGAGGAGGTGCTGAGCTTCGCACCACTGTGCTCTGCACCCCTGGACCAGGAGACCCTGCTGAGTGTGGACCTAGGTACTGCTCATTCAGCTGCTGTGACTG CCTCTGGGGACTGCTATACTTTCGGCAGCAATCAGCACGGTCAATTGGGTACCAATGCTCGCCGGGTCAGCCGGGCACCTTGTCAAGTGCAAGGCCTCCAGGGCATCAAGATAGCAatggtggcctgtggggatgccTTCACTGTAGCCATTGGGGCAG AAGGTGAGGTATACTCTTGGGGCAAAGGGGCCCGAGGTCGACTTGGAAGGAGGGATGAGGACGCTGGACTCCCTCGTCCAGTGCAGCTAGATGAGACACATCCCTACACAGTGACTTCTGTGTCCTGTTGCCATGGAAACACTCTCCTGGCTGTACGAC CCGTCACCGATGAGCCAGTCCCC
- the NEK8 gene encoding serine/threonine-protein kinase Nek8 isoform X2, translating to MTKEERQAAQNECQVLKLLNHPNVIEYYENFLEDKALMIAMEYAPGGTLAEFIQKRCNSLLEEETILHFFVQILLALHHVHTHLILHRDLKTQNILLDKHRMVVKIGDFGISKILSSKSKAYTVVGTPCYISPELCEGKPYNQKSDIWALGCVLYELASLKRAFEAANLPALVLKIMSGTFAPISDRYSPELRQLVLSLLSLEPAQRPPLSHIMAQPLCMRALLNLHTDLGSVRMRRAEKSLATGPPIAPGSTGNRITSARCRGIPRGPARPAIPPPLSSVYTWGGGLSAPLRLPMLNTEVVQVAAGRTQKAGVTRSGRLILWEAPPLGGGGGALLPGAVEQQQPQFVSRFLEGQSGVTIKHVACGDLFTACLTDRGIIMTFGSGSNGCLGHGSLNDISQPTIVEALLGYEMVQVACGASHVLALSTERELFAWGRGDGGRLGLGTRESYNCPQQVPMPPGQEAQRVVCGIDSSMILTVPGRVLACGSNRFNKLGLDHLSLGEEPAPHQQVEEVLSFAPLCSAPLDQETLLSVDLGTAHSAAVTASGDCYTFGSNQHGQLGTNARRVSRAPCQVQGLQGIKIAMVACGDAFTVAIGAEGEVYSWGKGARGRLGRRDEDAGLPRPVQLDETHPYTVTSVSCCHGNTLLAVRPVTDEPVPP from the exons ATGACCAAGGAAGAGCGGCAGGCAGCCCAGAATGAGTGTCAGGTCCTTAAGCTGCTCAACCATCCCAATGTCATTGAGTACTATGAGAACTTCCTGGAGGACAAGGCCCTCATGATTGCCATGGAGTACGCACCAG GCGGCACCCTGGCTGAGTTCATCCAGAAGCGCTGTAATTCCCTGCTGGAGGAGGAGACCATCCTGCACTTCTTTGTGCAGATCCTGCTGGCGCTGCATCACGTGCACACCCATCTCATCTTGCACCGGGACCTCAAGACCCAAAACATCCTTCTTGACAAACATCGCATGGTCGTCAAGATTGGCGACTTTGGCATCTCCAAGATCCTTAGCAGCAAGAGCAAGGCCTACACG GTGGTGGGTACGCCATGCTACATTTCCCCTGAACTGTGTGAGGGCAAGCCCTACAACCAGAAGAGCGACATCTGGGCCCTGGGCTGCGTCCTCTATGAGCTGGCCAGCCTCAAGAGGGCCTTTGAGGCTGCG AACCTGCCAGCGCTGGTGCTGAAGATCATGAGCGGCACCTTTGCACCCATCTCTGACCGGTACAGCCCTGAGCTGCGCCAGCTGGTCCTGAGTCTGCTCAGCCTGGAGCCAGCACAGCGGCCACCGCTGAGCCACATCATGGCGCAGCCCCTCTGCATGCGTGCCCTCCTCAACCTCCACACGGACTTGGGCAGCGTGCGAATGCGGAG GGCAGAGAAGTCCCTGGCCACTGGGCCACCCATAGCCCCAGGCAGCACAGGGAACAGGATCACCAGTGCCCGCTGCAGGG GCATCCCCCGGGGACCTGCGCGGCCAGCCATTCCACCACCTCTGTCATCCGTGTACACATGGGGCGGGGGGCTCAGTGCTCCTCTGCGGCTGCCAATGCTCAACACAGAGGTGGTTCAGGTGGCCGCCGGGCGCACACAGAAGGCTGGCGTCACACGCTCTGGGCGCCTCATCCTGTGGGAG GCCCCACCCCTAGGTGGCGGAGGGGGCGCCCTCCTTCCCGGGGCagtggagcagcagcagccccagttCGTCTCCCGTTTCCTGGAAGGCCAGTCAGGTGTGACCATCAagcatgtggcctgcggggacCTCTTCACAGCTTGCCTGACGG ACCGAGGTATCATCATGACCTTTGGCAGCGGCAGCAATGGGTGCCTAGGCCATGGCAGCCTCAATGACATCAGCCAG cccACCATCGTGGAGGCCCTGCTGGGTTATGAGATGGTGCAGGTGGCCTGTGGGGCCTCTCATGTGctggctctgtccactgagcgaGAACTGTTTGCCTGGGGCCGCGGAGATGGTG GCCGGCTGGGACTAGGCACCAGGGAGTCCTACAACTGCCCCCAGCAGGTGCCCATGCCCCCAGGACAGGAAGCCCAGCGGGTTGTATGTGGCATTGACTCCTCCATGATCCTCACTGTGCCTGGCCGAGTCCTGGCCTGCGGGAGCAACAG GTTCAACAAGTTGGGCCTGGACCACCTCtccctgggggaggagcctgcccctCACCAGCAAGTGGAGGAGGTGCTGAGCTTCGCACCACTGTGCTCTGCACCCCTGGACCAGGAGACCCTGCTGAGTGTGGACCTAGGTACTGCTCATTCAGCTGCTGTGACTG CCTCTGGGGACTGCTATACTTTCGGCAGCAATCAGCACGGTCAATTGGGTACCAATGCTCGCCGGGTCAGCCGGGCACCTTGTCAAGTGCAAGGCCTCCAGGGCATCAAGATAGCAatggtggcctgtggggatgccTTCACTGTAGCCATTGGGGCAG AAGGTGAGGTATACTCTTGGGGCAAAGGGGCCCGAGGTCGACTTGGAAGGAGGGATGAGGACGCTGGACTCCCTCGTCCAGTGCAGCTAGATGAGACACATCCCTACACAGTGACTTCTGTGTCCTGTTGCCATGGAAACACTCTCCTGGCTGTACGAC CCGTCACCGATGAGCCAGTCCCC
- the TLCD1 gene encoding TLC domain-containing protein 1: MLPLLHPALLLLLGATLTFRALRRALCRLPLPAHVRADPLRTWRWHNLLVSFAHSIVSGLWALLCVWQTPEMLVEIETAWSLSGYLLVCFSAGYFIHDTVDIVVSGQARASWEYLVHHVMAMGAFISGIFWSRFVGGGVLTLLVEVSNIFLTIRMMMKINNAQDLLLYKINKYVNLVMYFLFRLAPQAYLTYFFMQYVGQRSLGSFLLGILLMLDIMILIYFSRLLRSDFCPERVTSPQHKDKFLTE; encoded by the exons ATGCTCCCACTGCTGCACCCcgccctgctgctgctcctgggcgCCACGCTGACCTTCCGGGCGCTCCGGCGCGCGCTCTGTCGTCTGCCTCTGCCCGCGCACGTGCGCGCCGACCCCCTGCGCACCTGGCGCTGGCACAACCTGCTGGTCTCCTTCGCCCATTCCATTGTGtcagggctctgggctctgctgtG tgtatgGCAAACCCCCGAGATGCTGGTAGAGATTGAGACGGCTTGGTCGCTTTCTGGCTATCTGCTCGTTTGCTTCTCCGCAG GTTATTTCATCCACGACACGGTGGACATCGTGGTTAGTGGTCAGGCTCGAGCTTCTTGGGAATACCTGGTCCATCATGTCATG GCCATGGGTGCCTTCATATCTGGCATCTTTTGGAGCCGTTTTGTCGGCGGGGGTGTCCTGACACTGCTGGTAGAGGTCAGCAACATCTTCCTCACCATCCGCATGATGATGAAGATCAACAATGCCCAGGACCTCCTCCTCTACAAGATCAATAAGTATGTCAACTTGGTCATGTACTTCCTCTTCCGCCTGGCCCCTCAGGCCTACCTCACCTACTTCTTCATGCAGTATGTGGGTCAGAGGAGCCTGGGCTCCTTTCTGCTGGGTATCCTGCTCATGCTGGACATCATGATCCTCATCTACTTTTCCCGCCTCCTCCGCTCGGACTTCTGCCCTGAACGTGTGACCAGCCCACAGCACAAAGACAAGTTCTTGACAGAGTGA
- the RPL23A gene encoding large ribosomal subunit protein uL23 isoform X2 → MAPKAKKEAPAPPKAEAKAKALKAKKAVLKGVHSHKKKKIRTSPTFRRPKTLRLRRQPKYPRKSAPRRNKLDHYAIIKFPLTTESAMKKIEDNNTLVFIVDVKANKHQIKQAVKKLYDIDVAKVNTLIRPDGEKKAYVRLAPDYDALDVANKIGII, encoded by the exons ATGGCGCCGAAAGCTAAGAAGGAAG cccctgcccctcccaaagccgaagccaaagcaaaggctttgaaggcaaagaaagcagtgTTGAAAGGCGtccacagccacaaaaaaaagaagatacgCACGTCACCCACTTTCCGACGGCCAAAGACACTAAGGCTCCGGAGGCAGCCTAAATACCCTCGGAAGAGCGCACCCAGGAGAAACAA GCTTGACCACTATGCCATCATCAAATTCCCCCTGACGACCGAGTCAGCCATGAAGAAGATAGAAGACAACAATACGCTGGTGTTCATTGTGGACGTCAAGGCCAACAAGCACCAGATCAAACAGGCTGTGAAGAAGCTCTATGACATCGACGTGGCCAAGGTCAACACCCTCATCAG GCCTGATGGCGAGAAGAAGGCATATGTTCGACTGGCTCCTGACTATGATGCTTTGGATGTTGCCAACAAA attggaatcatctaa
- the RPL23A gene encoding large ribosomal subunit protein uL23 isoform X1: MAPKAKKEAPAPPKAEAKAKALKAKKAVLKGVHSHKKKKIRTSPTFRRPKTLRLRRQPKYPRKSAPRRNKLDHYAIIKFPLTTESAMKKIEDNNTLVFIVDVKANKHQIKQAVKKLYDIDVAKVNTLIRPDGEKKAYVRLAPDYDALDVANKVSFLCHKTPLNTPPPGCK; encoded by the exons ATGGCGCCGAAAGCTAAGAAGGAAG cccctgcccctcccaaagccgaagccaaagcaaaggctttgaaggcaaagaaagcagtgTTGAAAGGCGtccacagccacaaaaaaaagaagatacgCACGTCACCCACTTTCCGACGGCCAAAGACACTAAGGCTCCGGAGGCAGCCTAAATACCCTCGGAAGAGCGCACCCAGGAGAAACAA GCTTGACCACTATGCCATCATCAAATTCCCCCTGACGACCGAGTCAGCCATGAAGAAGATAGAAGACAACAATACGCTGGTGTTCATTGTGGACGTCAAGGCCAACAAGCACCAGATCAAACAGGCTGTGAAGAAGCTCTATGACATCGACGTGGCCAAGGTCAACACCCTCATCAG GCCTGATGGCGAGAAGAAGGCATATGTTCGACTGGCTCCTGACTATGATGCTTTGGATGTTGCCAACAAAGTAAGCTTTCTTTGCCACAAAACTCCTCTCAACACCCCACCCCCTGGGTGCAAATGA
- the RAB34 gene encoding ras-related protein Rab-34 isoform X2, with product MNLLAPVRRDRVLAELPQHLRKEAALHVRRDFHPRVTCACQEHRTGTVGFKISKVIVVGDLSVGKTCLINRFCKDTFDKNYKATIGVDFEMERFEVLGIPFSLQLWDTAGQERFKCIASTYYRGAQAIIIVFNLNDVASLEHTKQWLADALKENDPSSVLLFLVGSKKDLSTPAQYVLMERDALKVAQEMKAEYWAVSSLTGENVREFFFRVAALTFEANVLAELEKSGARRIGDVVRINSDDNNLYLTASKKKPTCCL from the exons ATGAACCTCCTGGCGCCGGTGCGGAGGGACCGCGTCCTGGCGGAGCTGCCCCAG CACCTGAGGAAGGAGGCCGCCTTGCACGTGCGCAGAGACTTCCACCCCCGGGTCACCTGCGCCTGCCAGGAGCACCGGACCGGCACCGTGGG ATTTAAGATCTCCAAGGTCATTGTGGTGGGGGACCTGTCGGTGGGGAAGACTTGTCTCATTAATAG GTTCTGCAAAGACACCTTTGATAAGAATTACAAGGCCACCATTGGAGTGGACTTTGAGATGGAACGATTTGAGGTGTTGGGCatccccttcagtctgcagct cTGGGATACCGCTGGACAGGAGAGATTCAAATGCATCGCATCAACCTACTACCGAGGAGCTCAAG CCATCATCATTGTCTTCAACCTGAATGATGTGGCCTCGCTGGAACATACCAA GCAGTGGCTAGCTGATGCACTCAAGGAGAACGACCCTTCCAGCGTGCTTCTCTTCCTTGTGGGTTCCAAGAAGGacctgagt ACTCCTGCTCAGTATGTGCTAATGGAGCGAGACGCACTCAAGGTGGCCCAAGAGATGAAGGCTGAGTACTGGGCAGTCTCGTCTCTCACTG GTGAGAATGTCCGGGAATTCTTTTTCCGTGTGGCGGCACTGACCTTCGAGGCCAACGTACTGGCTGAGCTGGAGAAATCAGGGGCCCGGCGCATCGGGGATGTTGTCC GCATCAACAGTGACGACAATAACCTCTACCTAACTGCCAGCAAGAAGAAGCCCACATGTTGCTTGTGA
- the RAB34 gene encoding ras-related protein Rab-34 isoform X1 codes for MNLLAPVRRDRVLAELPQHLRKEAALHVRRDFHPRVTCACQEHRTGTVGRFKISKVIVVGDLSVGKTCLINRFCKDTFDKNYKATIGVDFEMERFEVLGIPFSLQLWDTAGQERFKCIASTYYRGAQAIIIVFNLNDVASLEHTKQWLADALKENDPSSVLLFLVGSKKDLSTPAQYVLMERDALKVAQEMKAEYWAVSSLTGENVREFFFRVAALTFEANVLAELEKSGARRIGDVVRINSDDNNLYLTASKKKPTCCL; via the exons ATGAACCTCCTGGCGCCGGTGCGGAGGGACCGCGTCCTGGCGGAGCTGCCCCAG CACCTGAGGAAGGAGGCCGCCTTGCACGTGCGCAGAGACTTCCACCCCCGGGTCACCTGCGCCTGCCAGGAGCACCGGACCGGCACCGTGGG CAGATTTAAGATCTCCAAGGTCATTGTGGTGGGGGACCTGTCGGTGGGGAAGACTTGTCTCATTAATAG GTTCTGCAAAGACACCTTTGATAAGAATTACAAGGCCACCATTGGAGTGGACTTTGAGATGGAACGATTTGAGGTGTTGGGCatccccttcagtctgcagct cTGGGATACCGCTGGACAGGAGAGATTCAAATGCATCGCATCAACCTACTACCGAGGAGCTCAAG CCATCATCATTGTCTTCAACCTGAATGATGTGGCCTCGCTGGAACATACCAA GCAGTGGCTAGCTGATGCACTCAAGGAGAACGACCCTTCCAGCGTGCTTCTCTTCCTTGTGGGTTCCAAGAAGGacctgagt ACTCCTGCTCAGTATGTGCTAATGGAGCGAGACGCACTCAAGGTGGCCCAAGAGATGAAGGCTGAGTACTGGGCAGTCTCGTCTCTCACTG GTGAGAATGTCCGGGAATTCTTTTTCCGTGTGGCGGCACTGACCTTCGAGGCCAACGTACTGGCTGAGCTGGAGAAATCAGGGGCCCGGCGCATCGGGGATGTTGTCC GCATCAACAGTGACGACAATAACCTCTACCTAACTGCCAGCAAGAAGAAGCCCACATGTTGCTTGTGA